Proteins from a genomic interval of Lolium perenne isolate Kyuss_39 chromosome 1, Kyuss_2.0, whole genome shotgun sequence:
- the LOC127295584 gene encoding NDR1/HIN1-like protein 13 — MADRVYPAAKPNPPPAMASGGGGGVPPKPQMYQRPIYRPQGPAKGKRGRSCRCSFCCTFCWALLVIVLLAVLAAAAGGIFYLLYRPQRPSFSVSSVRLTSFNLSSSATAPVLTDTIQLTVTAKNPNKKLVYFYDDFSFSAATSANDVPLGDVTVPGFAHQAGNTTIFTATIAAAAVTVDPSGAGSDLKKSGAFSVSVDADTRAGVKVGSLKTKKMDIQVRCDGIKVTPPTPPPAPKKVKGKNGTALAPAPALDTAETTTAAVSTAAHSCTVRVRVKIGKWTF; from the coding sequence ATGGCCGACCGCGTCTACCCCGCCGCGAAGCCCAACCCGCCGCCAGCAAtggccagcggcggcggcggcggcgtgcccCCCAAGCCGCAGATGTACCAGCGCCCCATCTACCGGCCGCAGGGCCCGGCCAAGGGCAAGCGCGGGCGGTCCTGCCGCTGCAGCTTCTGCTGCACCTTCTGCTGGGCGCTCCTGGTCATCGTCCTCCTCGcggtcctcgccgccgccgcgggcggcATCTTCTACCTGCTCTACCGCCCGCAGCGCCCCAGCTTCTCCGTCTCCTCCGTCCGCCTCACCTCCTTCAAcctctcctcctccgccaccgcgcCCGTGCTCACCGACACCATCCAGCTCACCGTCACCGCCAAGAACCCCAACAAGAAGCTCGTCTACTTCTACGAcgacttctccttctccgccgccaCCTCCGCCAACGACGTCCCGCTCGGGGACGTCACGGTCCCCGGGTTCGCGCACCAGGCCGGCAACaccaccatcttcaccgccaccatcgccgccgccgccgtcaccgTCGACCCCAGCGGCGCCGGCTCCGACCTCAAGAAGTCCGGCGCTTTCTCCGTATCCGTGGACGCCGACACGCGAGCCGGCGTCAAGGTCGGAAGCCTGAAGACCAAGAAGATGGACATCCAAGTGCGCTGCGACGGCATCAAGGTGACGCCGCCCACGCCTCCCCCGGCGCCgaagaaggtgaaggggaagaacGGCACCGCCCTTGCGCCTGCCCCCGCGCTGGACACCGCCGAGACGACCACCGCGGCGGTGAGCACCGCCGCGCACTCGTGCACGGTCAGAGTCCGCGTCAAGATCGGGAAGTGGACCTTCTAG